From one Kiloniellales bacterium genomic stretch:
- a CDS encoding 4Fe-4S binding protein, with protein sequence MSRAELAALVMPPYSLGEPVNDRGVWSLLNSGGALAGYVFETEPLAPLPGFSGAPINVFVMLDLEGRIITARLIDHSEPIFISGLGSAPFHKFFEQYRGHSISSTLVVGVPYGAADKASSLVYLDGVTKATASVRIAHESLLAAALAVAREKMQGISTGPPARPDPDHDEELTWEDLVVQGLATRKRVSNAEVQAAFAGTRWADDDPEALEAPEEAYLDLWIVDVGPKAIARAALHPDTFEELQEFLAISGSDEPILLIDAGRHGLVSETFVRNTSPDWLSAEQDGLPVALRDADLFVEVAEDAPEGTAMILRTDRRLGFDPTREWILHVLAVREHGSFQPDTGTATLSATHATDERFFLREQAVGVLDPRLEALRNRAGDLGALGVFLLGLTGMLAFRMDPLAGLRRFIDVRLVVLAVMTVFVGWWGQGQLSIVTVMGTIRAALNGGDFNFLLYDPFSLLIWVVAIVSFVVWGRGLFCGWLCPFGALQEFAHHLGLRLGLRQIEPSERWDRRLKALKYVLLAGLILSVFVAPPALTKTFSEIEPFKTAVTVFFVREWYYVAYAAAWLVLGLFLFKGFCRYVCPLGALMAIGGMLRRRDWIARRAECGSPCQLCRVRCKYGAIEKSGRVAYSECFQCLDCVKIFNDVRQCVPEVLRIKKKRRLAA encoded by the coding sequence ATGTCGCGCGCGGAGCTGGCCGCGCTGGTCATGCCGCCCTATTCCCTGGGCGAGCCGGTCAACGACCGCGGCGTCTGGTCGCTGTTGAACTCGGGCGGCGCCCTGGCGGGCTACGTCTTCGAGACGGAACCGCTCGCCCCTCTGCCCGGCTTTTCCGGCGCGCCGATCAACGTCTTCGTCATGCTCGACCTCGAGGGCCGGATCATCACGGCCAGGCTGATCGACCACAGCGAGCCGATCTTCATCTCCGGCCTCGGCTCGGCGCCGTTCCACAAGTTCTTCGAGCAGTATCGGGGGCATTCGATCTCGTCGACCTTGGTGGTCGGCGTGCCGTACGGCGCGGCCGACAAGGCCTCGTCGCTGGTCTATCTCGACGGCGTGACCAAGGCCACCGCGAGCGTGCGTATCGCCCACGAGAGCCTGCTGGCGGCCGCCCTCGCGGTGGCCCGCGAGAAGATGCAGGGCATCTCCACGGGACCGCCGGCCAGGCCCGATCCCGACCACGACGAAGAGCTGACCTGGGAGGACCTAGTCGTGCAGGGCCTGGCGACCCGCAAGCGGGTGAGCAACGCCGAGGTCCAGGCCGCCTTCGCCGGCACGCGCTGGGCCGACGACGATCCCGAAGCCCTGGAGGCGCCGGAGGAAGCCTACCTGGACCTCTGGATCGTCGATGTCGGGCCGAAGGCCATCGCGCGCGCGGCGCTGCACCCGGATACCTTCGAGGAGCTCCAGGAGTTCCTGGCGATCTCCGGCAGCGACGAGCCGATCCTGCTGATCGACGCGGGGCGCCACGGCCTGGTCTCCGAGACCTTCGTGCGCAACACCAGCCCGGACTGGCTGTCGGCCGAGCAGGACGGCCTGCCGGTCGCGCTGCGCGACGCCGATCTCTTCGTCGAGGTCGCCGAGGACGCGCCGGAAGGGACCGCCATGATCCTGCGGACCGACCGGCGCCTCGGCTTCGATCCGACCCGCGAGTGGATCCTGCACGTCCTGGCGGTGCGTGAGCACGGCTCGTTCCAGCCGGACACCGGGACCGCGACGCTCTCGGCGACGCATGCGACCGACGAGCGCTTCTTCCTTCGGGAGCAGGCGGTGGGCGTGCTGGATCCCCGGCTCGAGGCGCTGCGCAACCGGGCCGGCGACCTGGGCGCCCTCGGCGTTTTCCTACTCGGCCTGACCGGCATGCTGGCCTTCCGCATGGACCCCCTGGCGGGCCTTCGGCGATTCATCGACGTCCGCCTCGTGGTGCTCGCCGTGATGACCGTGTTCGTCGGCTGGTGGGGCCAGGGACAGCTCTCGATCGTCACTGTTATGGGAACGATCCGCGCGGCGCTCAACGGCGGCGACTTCAACTTCCTGCTCTACGATCCCTTCTCCCTGCTGATCTGGGTCGTTGCGATCGTCAGTTTCGTCGTCTGGGGGCGCGGCCTGTTCTGCGGCTGGCTCTGTCCCTTCGGCGCGCTGCAGGAGTTCGCGCACCACCTGGGCCTGCGCCTGGGTCTCCGGCAGATCGAGCCGAGCGAGCGCTGGGATCGCCGCCTCAAAGCGTTGAAGTACGTCCTGCTCGCGGGCCTCATCCTCTCCGTCTTCGTGGCGCCGCCGGCGCTGACCAAGACCTTCTCCGAGATCGAGCCGTTCAAGACGGCGGTCACGGTCTTCTTCGTGCGCGAGTGGTACTACGTGGCCTACGCCGCGGCCTGGCTGGTCCTCGGGCTGTTCCTGTTCAAGGGCTTCTGCCGCTACGTCTGCCCGCTGGGCGCCCTGATGGCGATCGGCGGGATGTTGCGGCGGCGCGACTGGATCGCGCGGCGCGCCGAATGCGGCTCGCCCTGCCAGCTCTGTCGCGTGCGCTGCAAGTACGGCGCCATCGAGAAGAGCGGCAGGGTCGCCTACTCCGAGTGCTTCCAGTGCCTGGACTGCGTCAAGATCTTCAACGACGTCCGCCAGTGCGTCCCCGAGGTGCTCAGGATCAAGAAGAAGCGGCGGTTGGCGGCATGA
- a CDS encoding transporter substrate-binding domain-containing protein, with amino-acid sequence MRGGALACAIALVCLLAPTDAALARCEDHVPGPKPQNASRDIVGQSLDEIVERGYIEFAVYEEFPPYSWRDGGKAKGVDIDLGRLVAEFLGVEARFRFVAAAENVDGDLRNYVWKGPLIGGRVSNIMLHVPYNDDLACRNEQVVLTGQYFNEKIAIAYRRDAYPDGDAPTPAYFRFDKVGVENDSIADFYLSSFAGGQLQPNIRRFPTTAEAMVALAQGEVQAVMGRKTQLDFGLTAELAVHAPPLPGFAVGEWTLGVAVRHNYRPLAYSVDDAIRAAVDDGRLAAIFDAHGLSFTPPDW; translated from the coding sequence ATGCGGGGCGGGGCGCTTGCATGCGCGATTGCGCTTGTTTGCCTCCTAGCGCCCACCGATGCGGCTCTGGCCCGGTGCGAAGACCACGTCCCCGGGCCGAAGCCGCAGAACGCCAGCCGAGACATCGTCGGCCAGTCCCTGGATGAGATCGTCGAGCGCGGTTACATCGAGTTCGCCGTCTACGAGGAGTTCCCGCCCTATTCCTGGCGTGACGGCGGCAAGGCGAAGGGCGTCGATATCGACCTGGGCCGGTTGGTGGCGGAGTTCCTTGGCGTCGAGGCGCGCTTCCGCTTCGTCGCGGCGGCCGAGAACGTCGACGGCGACCTCAGGAACTACGTTTGGAAGGGTCCGCTGATCGGTGGCCGGGTCAGCAACATCATGCTCCACGTCCCCTACAACGACGACCTGGCCTGCCGAAACGAGCAGGTCGTCCTGACCGGGCAATACTTCAACGAGAAGATCGCCATCGCCTATCGGCGGGACGCCTACCCCGACGGCGACGCGCCGACTCCGGCCTACTTCCGCTTCGACAAGGTCGGCGTCGAGAACGACTCGATCGCCGACTTCTATCTCTCGTCCTTCGCCGGCGGACAGCTCCAGCCCAACATCCGGCGCTTCCCGACAACGGCCGAGGCCATGGTCGCCCTGGCGCAGGGCGAGGTCCAGGCGGTCATGGGGCGCAAGACCCAGCTCGATTTCGGCCTGACCGCCGAGCTCGCGGTCCACGCGCCGCCGCTCCCGGGCTTCGCGGTCGGCGAATGGACCCTGGGCGTCGCCGTCCGCCACAACTACCGCCCGCTCGCCTACAGCGTCGACGACGCCATCCGGGCGGCGGTCGACGACGGCCGACTGGCGGCCATCTTCGACGCGCACGGACTAAGCTTCACCCCGCCCGACTGGTAG
- a CDS encoding FAD:protein FMN transferase, with translation MSVPTRGRRRFLQVAGSVLAAAALPASAPTEPTVRWRGRALGAEVEITLRGPEKPARRALEGSREVLRRMESLFSLYDPASALSRLNRSGRLDRPDAAFLDLLRQADAVVRATGGAFDPSVQPLWRLLAASGGAPDPAALRHATALVGWEAVGFDESAVRLERSGMALTFNGIAQGFATDRVSEALHREGFFHTLVNVGEFRAGGGVWRIGVEDPALGLVAVRPLTRGAIATSSPAALWLKAGEIAHILSPREPTRRARWSTVSVEAATAAQADGYSTAFTMIEEPAVRGILAEVPGLTRALLVAEDGTVRERGLPVGRGEA, from the coding sequence ATGAGCGTTCCCACTCGAGGTCGTCGGCGCTTTCTCCAGGTCGCCGGCTCGGTCCTGGCGGCGGCCGCGCTGCCGGCGAGCGCTCCAACCGAGCCCACGGTCAGATGGCGCGGACGCGCGCTCGGCGCGGAGGTCGAGATCACCCTGCGCGGACCGGAGAAGCCGGCCCGGCGGGCCCTCGAAGGTAGCCGGGAGGTGCTGCGGAGGATGGAGTCCCTCTTCAGCCTCTACGACCCGGCCTCGGCGTTGTCGCGCCTGAACCGGAGCGGGCGTCTCGACCGGCCCGACGCGGCCTTCCTCGACCTGCTGCGGCAGGCCGATGCCGTCGTGCGGGCGACCGGCGGCGCCTTCGACCCGAGCGTTCAGCCGCTGTGGCGCCTGCTGGCGGCGAGCGGCGGCGCGCCTGATCCCGCAGCGCTCCGGCACGCGACGGCCCTGGTCGGCTGGGAGGCGGTCGGGTTCGACGAGTCCGCCGTCCGCCTCGAGCGATCCGGGATGGCGCTCACCTTCAACGGGATCGCCCAGGGCTTCGCGACCGACCGGGTGAGCGAGGCGCTACACCGCGAGGGCTTTTTCCACACCCTGGTGAACGTCGGCGAGTTCCGTGCCGGCGGCGGTGTCTGGCGGATCGGCGTCGAGGACCCGGCCCTCGGCCTCGTCGCGGTGCGCCCCTTGACCCGCGGCGCCATTGCGACCTCGAGCCCCGCGGCGCTCTGGCTGAAGGCGGGCGAGATCGCCCACATCCTGAGCCCGCGGGAGCCGACGCGCCGGGCCCGCTGGTCGACCGTCAGCGTCGAGGCCGCGACGGCGGCCCAGGCGGACGGCTATTCCACCGCCTTCACCATGATCGAGGAGCCGGCGGTCCGCGGCATCCTCGCGGAGGTGCCCGGCCTGACCCGCGCCCTCCTGGTGGCGGAAGACGGGACGGTCAGGGAAAGGGGCCTACCAGTCGGGCGGGGTGAAGCTTAG
- a CDS encoding response regulator, which produces MDSLETPETRRLILIVDDDLAQRIILRETLEEAGFDIEEAKSGSEGMEKARELTPDLVILDVIMPDLDGFSVCRSLRAAPDTQYLPIVISTGLEDGKSIDEAFAAGATSFLTKPINFDLLGHQINYILRASRQELELRAAKQKAELANQAKTHFLANMSHELRTPLNAIIGFAEMAAKELLGPVNNPEYIEAAENIGEAGGHLLGMINDILELSMLEVGEASLMEEKISLHELIDYCRRGVEGRLEEAGLTLVLDVTEQLPTVTGDELKLRRVVSSLLSNAIKFTPATGQIRLSAELEPLGGIAIRVRDNGIGMNANGIETALEPFRQIDSGFDRRYAGAGLGLPLSKSLIELHGGSLEIESGPGEGTCVTLRLPPPRVHREACAKAV; this is translated from the coding sequence ATGGACAGCTTGGAGACCCCGGAAACCAGGCGATTGATCCTGATCGTCGACGATGATCTTGCTCAACGCATCATTCTGCGTGAGACGCTCGAGGAAGCCGGTTTCGACATCGAAGAAGCCAAGAGCGGCTCGGAAGGCATGGAGAAGGCCCGCGAGCTGACGCCCGACCTCGTCATACTCGACGTGATCATGCCAGATTTGGACGGCTTCTCGGTCTGCCGGTCGCTCAGGGCGGCGCCGGATACCCAGTATCTGCCGATCGTCATTTCGACCGGCCTGGAGGATGGGAAATCCATCGACGAGGCCTTCGCCGCCGGCGCCACAAGCTTTCTGACCAAGCCGATCAACTTCGATCTGCTCGGTCACCAGATCAACTACATACTCCGCGCCAGCCGGCAGGAACTGGAACTGCGCGCGGCGAAGCAGAAGGCCGAGCTGGCCAACCAGGCCAAGACCCACTTCCTGGCAAACATGAGCCACGAGCTGAGGACGCCGCTCAACGCCATCATCGGTTTTGCCGAGATGGCGGCCAAAGAGCTTCTGGGGCCGGTCAACAATCCGGAGTACATCGAGGCGGCGGAGAACATCGGTGAAGCGGGCGGCCACCTGCTGGGGATGATCAACGACATTCTCGAGCTATCGATGCTGGAAGTCGGCGAAGCCTCATTGATGGAAGAAAAGATAAGCCTCCATGAGCTGATCGACTATTGCCGGCGGGGCGTCGAAGGCAGGCTCGAGGAGGCGGGCCTGACTCTCGTTCTCGACGTGACCGAGCAGCTTCCGACGGTGACGGGAGACGAGCTCAAACTGCGGCGCGTCGTCTCCAGCCTTCTGTCGAACGCCATCAAGTTCACGCCGGCGACCGGTCAGATCAGGCTCTCCGCCGAGCTCGAGCCGCTCGGCGGCATCGCGATCCGGGTGCGGGACAACGGCATCGGCATGAATGCCAACGGGATCGAAACGGCGCTCGAGCCCTTCAGGCAGATCGATTCCGGCTTCGATCGCCGTTACGCGGGCGCCGGCCTCGGGTTGCCGCTCAGCAAGTCTCTGATCGAACTGCACGGCGGCAGCCTTGAGATCGAGAGCGGGCCCGGCGAAGGCACCTGCGTCACGCTTCGCCTGCCGCCGCCGCGCGTTCATCGGGAAGCCTGCGCGAAAGCTGTCTAA
- the pedF gene encoding cytochrome c-550 PedF yields MATPTTKRLRHAIALLVGSMAFSSLVYAHGEVAPQPVNTDALPDIGEELEENPYRDADKEVWLKAVEIGASGYNQNCARCHGLGAVSGGLAPDLRYLEADMDGDEWYMERFLNGYTQGGVTKMPAFGELLGEKAAWAIRTYVETRPDEGALDPFNDRLKQIRDQLGTMNGGADAATVEELRTELLGIAGLIETGSGAPIADSVASQAALLLDGTPHGFKSAADVLTVGLSAAK; encoded by the coding sequence ATGGCCACCCCGACAACCAAGAGACTGCGCCACGCCATTGCCCTGCTCGTGGGATCGATGGCCTTCTCCTCCCTGGTCTACGCCCATGGCGAGGTCGCGCCGCAGCCGGTCAACACCGACGCCTTGCCGGACATCGGCGAGGAGCTGGAGGAGAACCCCTATCGGGATGCCGACAAGGAGGTCTGGCTGAAGGCCGTCGAGATCGGCGCCTCGGGCTATAATCAGAACTGCGCGCGCTGTCACGGTCTGGGCGCGGTGTCCGGCGGCTTGGCGCCCGACCTCCGTTACCTCGAGGCCGACATGGACGGCGACGAGTGGTACATGGAGCGGTTCCTGAACGGCTACACCCAGGGCGGCGTCACCAAGATGCCGGCCTTCGGCGAGCTGCTCGGCGAGAAGGCCGCGTGGGCGATCCGGACCTACGTCGAGACCCGGCCCGACGAGGGCGCCCTCGACCCCTTCAACGATCGCCTGAAGCAGATCCGCGATCAGCTCGGCACGATGAACGGCGGCGCCGACGCCGCGACCGTCGAGGAACTGCGTACGGAACTGCTCGGCATCGCGGGCCTGATCGAGACCGGGTCGGGGGCGCCGATCGCCGATTCCGTCGCCTCCCAGGCGGCCCTGCTGCTGGACGGCACGCCACACGGCTTCAAGTCGGCCGCCGACGTCCTGACCGTCGGTCTGTCCGCGGCGAAGTAG